The sequence below is a genomic window from Lycium ferocissimum isolate CSIRO_LF1 chromosome 9, AGI_CSIRO_Lferr_CH_V1, whole genome shotgun sequence.
GAAATTATATCGATTTTTGTagttaaaatgaaagaaaagaggAAATGATTTCTCTTAATTAAGTATATTAATCCACGTATACCGGACAAATGGATTACTTCTTGTTAGCTAAGAGGAGGATTCAAGATTTTAAGTTTATGAGTTTTTATAACGATAACAATAATTGAATTCGCAGTAAAAAATTATATAGGTATTTCGtagttctttttatatatatagcctaTAGGGTCTGAGCAAAAACTATCGGGTTCACCTGAACTCGTAGCTGGGCTTCTATATATCTCCCCTGGTTAGTTATATAGTACTCctacttttttttgtttcttgtctGGTTTTTAATATCCGCTTTGAAATCTGATTAATTAATTCAGTTTTGCTCCTTGAAAAGTCCTACTTTTGGTTAAATTAAGCGTTCTTTACCATAGAGAGACTTTATTTACAAAGTTCAAACCCGAGTCCTCTATTTAATgatgaataaatatttaattaacaCCACGCACCTTAGTTTTTGGTAATCCATGTTAGCCATCTCTTTACAGCTAAAAGTGGTCCTGTGGACTATACATGTTAGCCACCTTTGAATCTGATAGTCTTTGATTTCTCAGTAGCTTCTCTGACCCTATATTTAGCTGAATgcctatttttatatttaaatcatAATAAAAGCTTGTTCTTTGTCAGACACCCTCTTGGGTTAGACTTTTAAATAAAATGTTATTTTTGTCTCTTAAAAGTCAATAATATAAAGTGATAAAATTTATCGATGTATTTCCCATTGATATTAGATGATTTAATTACCTCAACTATACAAATTATTAACATTGAATTTAAAGTTCTTATCAGAAATAGAGAAGAATGCATTTTGATCCCCCTCTTATAAACTATCTCCAATCACTGGGGCCTCTTTAGTCTttaaacaagttttcaaacttcaaattatTTATATCAAATTGGAGTAAAATAATGGACTAAGATGTAAAAGAAAAGCTTATTTaagtttcttttttaatattccAAATATTATTTGAGATAATAgaaatttaattcatataattGTGTATGTGCCAGCCAAGGACTGTATAATTGGAGGGCCAACGTAGATGGTGAAGTGGTTGATAGGCTGACGTTGTTGTGAGGGCAAAAGCAGGTGatttatatgatattttatgcaattttaaatatgtaaaatgaCATATATTGACTTTACTTTATAATTTGCGATTATTTCTTTATATGAAGATTTTTTCAGTAAAAGAAATTCAAGCAAATTAAAGTTTGAAACATATGATTTTCTCCGCGTCTAAACACACGTCTAATGCTATGCCCATCGACAATGACACCATTCTACAAGCGTTTGTTATCCAACTGCCAACATTGTTTCGCCAAAAAGAATCACAAATAtgtaaataatatattttgtaataaataatatgtatatatataaaatagaccATAATAAGTCGACATCAGTTACACAAGATCACGCGTACGCTCAAAGACGTCTCAAAAAGATTAGTGGCTTAAAACCAAACTTCAGAGAGAGGCCCTAATTTAAAGTCCAGAGGGAGGGTAATTTCTAGCTTTTTTTGATGCAAATTCATTAACTATTGTTTTATCATCATCAAGAACAATCCAAAATTGTTAACATTTTTTCAAATCAATCTATTCTGAAAAAAATTCAACTGACAATATAGCTAATCAATCACGTgactaaaaaaaattcttgtttttttttaaattttatttataaaaattgtgtaatccctccatctcaatttatgttaCACAATTTGGATTTCAAGAGTCAAACTTCCTTATTTTTATCGTGAATTCGGATTtacaatctttaagttttttgaaaaataatttacaaatttaaaaactacataaaagtattataagtcacaataattttttaaagaaattacccataaaacttaataaaaaatagggccccaaaaatttgggggccCAAAGTCATTGCCTGTGGTTTTAGCCTTGAGCCGGCCCTGCATACGCTAGTGGAGTGTGACGTTTATAATGGAATGTGGGCGAAACGGACGGATCGCGAAAACGATTGACAACTCGATGATGTAGCTAAATTGGTGAGGCAGGGCAATGGCAATGATGTGGATATGTCGACACATGAGCGTTTTCGAGGGGATTGCGCATGATACTTTAAGCGAATCACTTAAAATAAGGCAGTTCTTTCGGTAAGTACGCTACTTGATGATGGTGTAGCCCGAGGTACAACTTCGTGTGGCCTTTTTGGTCAAAGCGGACAATATGTGTCATGGACTTCGGTTGTGACAAATATGGTATCGAACACAAATCAGCTCCTTTTAGAAAgaactatttttttaataactatGGGATCGTGGCGGTGGGGCATATATTGCGTAACCTCAACGAGGATGTGAAGTTCCTAAGGGGGGGATTGGGTTATATGTGACGCCCATTTAAAGCTTCTGAAGAGGGGTACACGTGATAGCTTAAACGAATCCCACATCGAAATGCGAGAGGAACGTGAAAGCTTTAAATGGTTCAAGTTTTACCATAGTGACTTAATAATTGACCATTAGTCAATAGCATAACATAATTCAAGCAAGTAAATTACTTATCATGGTGAGGCTTTAATGTTTTTCTTCCAAGAGCAAAAAAAACGCAACAGTTGATGACCAAGCATATATTTTATGTCTGATTCCTTATTCTCTCCAAAATATTCACTTCTAATCAATATCTAATCTCAAATACCTATCGAAATTCATTTATGATACCCCAATcgtaatataaaataaattggTGAGGCTTGTTGAGCAAAGAGAACAATACATATCATGGGCTGGCCTATGATGTGGATATATCGTGGTAACTCTCCAAGTAAAACATTTTTCTAATGAGCATTCGAAATCCTAATTTTCTGATTGCAACTATACAGCAAAAGCTTTGCTGTGTGTCTGAGTTGTGAACATTATCTTTGGTCACTTTCCAGTTCTAATTAAGTTGCAGTAAGGAGGCTGGACATGTCCATTTTATAACAAAGACCAATAGCAGTATGGTATGGCCCAAGCCCAAATTCAGTATGGTATGGCCCAAGCCCAAATATGCCTTCAACTAGAATATTTGTTTGCTATCAAAGTCTCGACTTGTCTCAACCAAAATCATGATGATTGTACTCACCGAGCGACACTAAATTAGTTACTCCAATTTCAGAAAGaagaactattttttttaataactaaTGGGATCCGGATTAACTACGCCGTTAACTTGtactaatttctttttcttccgcATCATATATTGCGTAACTTTCTCAAGATTCTTGACTATGGGATAGGACCTTTCACCTCATACAATTTTCATTAATGCGTAACTTCATCCATCAAGACTCATCGATCAAGACTTGacagataaaaaaaattacctagTATTTtgcaataaaaagaaaaagatattacCAACGGCGTGATAGGATGAAATCTCTACACCGCAATTTCCATATAAAAATTAAGAAATGTAAGCGTTTGatgttaaaataaaattaaaaaactatCTACAATTAAATCATATAACATAGATATTTGGTGCAcgatacaaatatatataagggagaagaGGGGAGTCAGCTCGTCATTGATCAAGCCATTtgaaatggttcaaaattttACAAAACTACGCGTTGATAGTGATGATTAGTCTTAATAATTGACCATTAGTCAATATGGTCAAATTCAACCTATTTTATAGAAAGCGAAATATTTCACATAATTCAAGGACAAATTAAATCTTTTTCCCTTACTAAATCTACTTATCATGTCTGTCATTTTCTCTAAAACCAACTTTCCAGTCTTTAATCTTTTTCTTCCAAGAACAAAAAAACGCAAACCGAGTTGGTCCCAAAAACAATAAACCGACCAAGCATATATTTTATGTCTGATTCCTTATTCTCTCCCAACAGATTCACTTCTAATCGTATCTATCTCAAATACCTATCGAAATTCATAAAATCTTGATCCGTGCTGACTGGTccattttctatatataagatAATTTAAATTCACTCTTTAACTATGGGTTGATAATAAAAAGTAGTCTAAATAGTTAACCTGTTAGTCAATGAGAGTAAATCTAACctattttcattaaatttacTCTGAATTGTGCATTGCTAGTAAGAATTAGTCTTAATAGTTGACTAAGTTAGTCAATGAGAGCAAATCTAGCCTACTTATAAAATTAACAATAAATTTAATCTCAATTACTACGGAATCATTTCGCATAGTTCAATAACACATTTGAATCTTTTTGCTTATTAAATACTACTCATttcgtccatttttacttgttctgATTAGGCTTAGCACACCCTTTAGGAAcacataaataaaatgataattttactatatcacctCTAGTTATTATTAAGtcaaatcaatcaaacatactttaaaaattATACGTACCACTAACAATTCATCGAAGTTTCCAACATAATCAATAGTAAGGGTAAAACATgtatgaaatgataaattatctcttaattttcaAACTGAATAAGTAAAAACAAACATTTATTTTTAGTTCAGATGATTTATTTTTAGTAcatatgacaagtaaaaataaacgaGGGAGTAAAGCATAAGTTaccatttttatctttttctgtAAAATTGCTAAAATATCCCGATTTAAGGAATTAATGACTCTTTATATGAATTTGACATGATTCTCCCTATAAAATATCGTACTTTGAAATTCCGAATTATGTGGGAGTTCAAGTTACTAAACAAACTAAACAAACTTTCCTTTGTTTAACTTTACCAAgaaccaaaaaaggaaaatccaAAGACAAAAACCGACCAAGCATATGTTTTGTCTGATTCCTATATTCTCTCCACGTTGGACTTGCATCAGATACAAATCCACTTGTGATCATTAAAACCATATCTCAAATTACCTGAATCAAGAATCATCAATAAGTAGTCTTGATTTTACACCAACTCCAGAAAAAATTTCTCCCATTAATTATGTCTGAAGAAAAATCTAAACCAAATTCAATCTCATCatcaggtaaaaaaaaaatatttctcagtacttctaattttattttcttgatttcagtTAACTTAAGAACCCCTGTTATGTAAACTTTAATTTAACCCTTTCATTTTAAGGGATCAATTATTTCTGCATATTCAGTGATTGGAGTTGTATTATTAGGTTAAATTCTGCCAAAAGTTGGagttcttattatttttgttaatcctccgtcccaatttaagtgtcttcgTTTGATTagcacggaatttaagaaataaagagaatgatcctaaattaaagatgtgtatgaACTTGGCATAAAGTTGTCGTGAAGGAtgtgaattgtcaacttactaaatattgAAAGAAACACATTTTCTGGGACAGACAAAAAAGGAGAATAAGACACTTAAACTGGGCTGGAGGGAGTACTAGTCTTCTCTGTAGTCCCTGAAATTAATTTGTATTTGAATCAGTTTAGGATTGAAAATTTAGCAAGAATGAGCAAATTTTTAGTTTTGTAAACAGCTTTTTATAATTTGATTAACATTAACTTTGGAAGCCCAGTTCAGTGAATTTTAGTTTAACCCTTTTATTTTAAGCAATCAATTATTCATGCATCTTCAGTGATTTGGAGTTCTATTAGTAGGTTAAATTCAGCCAAAAGTTTGGAGTTTTTATTACTTTTGTTACTAATCTTTTTCTGTAATTCATGAGACTAAATTAATTTGTATTTGAATCAGGTTAGGATTCAaaattttgcaataatgaaCTTATTTTGAGGGTAAACATCTCTAAGGGCATTTCAGTTTTCAACCATTTTAACAGAATAGAAACACGCTGGTACCTTTTTATCTTGTTCTCtcttgagccaagggtctttcgaaaacagcctccttacctttcaaggtgggggtaaggtctgtgtacactctaccctcccagaccccacattgtgggattccactgggtatgttgttgttgttgttgcagaAACACGCTGGTACAAAACATATCAACTGCTTCTTATTAGTTTCAACATTTCTAGTCAaaagaggcggatccaggattttaaggaggtgtttggacatgaattgAGTAATATTTGAAAAGCTGTTGTATTTGAAGTTAAGTTGAAAAAGGGTATTTGGAAGTTTGAacttgtgtttggacatgcatttcactTGAAAAACAATTGAAGTTTTGTGAGGAATTCTTTTTACTTGAAAAACTTTTATTTCATGTTTGGAGTGAAAAACTGACTCAATGTGTAACCAAAcaggtttttgaaaaaaagaacttgagaaaagcaaaaaacaTTTGTCCTAACAGGCCCTAAGTTTATGGTTTCAGCACTAGGCCCTAAGtttatggtttctgcactaacTTTTTTCGTTTACTGGGTTCATACATATTAGGTGAGTTTCTTACTACAAATACAAGGTTTGGGCCAAAACTATTGAGGTCTGCCGAATCCGTAACTTCTATTGTGGTTCCGCTACTGCTAGCCAAACACTTAAACTGTTATTGATAAAATTAGCTTCAGCTTTTGATAAGCTTATCGGTTACTTTCAACCAGTTAAGCCAACTCGGCTCATAATATCCCACATAGGGTATAAACCGCATGAAAAAACAAGAGCTTATAAATTGAATTGCTCTACCCATTGTCATATGTTTTTTATTCTTTCACGAGCCAAACTAATTCCATCTTGGCCACCCCACTAAGTGTCTTAAGATTTAGCACTGAATGCTCAGATTCTTCCACAACTCCCTCATTCGAGAGTATAGTATAGGTGGTTGGAGTTTTACATTTGCATTGGATAACGGACTGATTTTTGATACTCTAACATTGGCAGATAAGGATGTAAAGGCACCTAATGTGTTtgagagagttaaagaagaattTGAGGCAGTGTTGCATAGTGAAAAACACTCACATCACCATCACAAGGAAACTCACGGGCTGCGTAAGGATATTGATAAGAACACACCAATTACTGATGTGAAAGCACCTAATGTCTTTGAAAGAGCCAAGGAGGAAATCGAGGCTCTTGTTCAGGCAATTCATCCTAAAAAGGAAGATCATTGTCATGGTTCAACTTCGGACATCGACAAAAGGTTTCAAGAACGGGTTTTCCTATAAAAGATAGAGAACAAATGTTACTGAGGATGTTAAGTAGTTAATTTTGCACTAATTTGTTGATGATCTGCAGGACTAATGGGACGACGGCTGAGTTGAAGACACATAAGCCAGATTCTCTTTCAGGTTTGAACCCTATGATTCATCTTCGACGGATTGTTTTAACTCCCAAGATTCATGATTATAATCACTTAACAAGTAATTAATAAACAGTGTTGTGACTCATGTCACCTTATACATTTAAGTAGTGACTCGTGTGTGTTTTTGTGTACTGCTTTTGCCCCGTTCTTTAAAATGATTAAACTTTTCTATTACAATTAGGGTCGTTTGGTTCGAAACGAGGTCATCCCAGAATTATAATCTAGAGATTATAATCCCACCTCTTATACGGGATAAGATCATTTCAAGATTTTGGTAATACTTCCTCTGACCCAAAATACTTGTCACGTTtcacttttcgagagtcaaagtATATAAACTTTGACCAAAATTTTAAGATGTATATTTCgtcatattgatatgagaagaattgcaacttatagtactttgtCGTATAgtttccaacaacatcatacccaGTGTGTCCCACAAATGGggtttggagagggtggggtgtacgcagaccttacccctaccttgtgaaaggtagagaggttgtttccgatagaccttTTCGTATaagtttccgattatctaaatgttaatattaaaatattaaaagtaattttgtttcaaaaatattaaagtaatctaatctaatttaactccgaagattagtcaaattgacccTCGAGAAGCGAAACGTGACAACtattttgggacagagggagtaccaATAACCAAGTGGTGGATAAACACAATCCCAAATTATCCTAATCCCGGTaatcaaacgaccccttagggAACTAGATGAAAATTTGCAACAGACTGATCAAGAACACTAGCACCATTGTGAGATAGCTCTGTAAAAGTTCCATTTCCTTTTAGGCTTCATCTGCTTCGGTGGAAAATGTTCTGTGGAACATTTTGTCTAACTTCTGGTGTTTGTTGACCTTACATTATAGAAATAGGGGAGAACTATTTCCTCTCAAGGAGAGAAATAGTTTACTTTCAAAACTCTTCTATATGAAGAGTATAGTTTCCTTCAAGTTCTGAACTATAAATGCTGAAACTTTAATTTAAGTTAACTGCCACAGACCCTCAAATGGGGAACTTCCCTTGATTTTTGAAGTGGGAGATGAACCTCTTATAAAGCAAGGTCAGGTTATGCAATCTTGGTGCTGGCACTGTCTATTTCAGCTTCCATTCGGTAGACTTCTGTTGGATCTTGTATCAAAGTCCAAATATAGTGAATCCGCCCCCTTGTGTCCTTAAACATTATTTGCTAAATCCGTTGTCGGTAAGAGCCTTTAGACTGATAACATTTGATGTTTTAGAAGTAGCTAGTAGTGTTATACGTCTAAATCATTTTGAATTTGAATCGATGCTCATACAAACCCATACAATCTGGTCGAAAGTGTGTGAATTTTGCGTTAGACATAAAATTCATAGAAGATTGAGTTTTGGCTTCAGGGAGTGTTTGgcatgaaggaaaatgttttacCGGTACCACTAATTTTCTGATGTTTGGTATGTTTGCAGAAAATATTGTCCCAcaaacatttatatataatttaggCAAACACTATGGCAATGGAGGGGGTGAGCTGGGCTTTGAgttccggggggggggggggggagggagggaATGGAGGTGttgggggtaggggtggggCGGGGAGATGTGTGATGCTGGGGGGTGGGGGTACGGGGAGAGGAGTGTTGGGGAGACAATTAGCATAGAATGCACttatgttttcctccataccaaacacacctttAATTTAAATGCTTACATAAGTCTTCTGCTGGCAAAAAGTTTTAAAGGTGGTTATGAACACGGGGACAATTAAGTAGGACAATGTCCGTAGGCAAGGGAAACACTATAGCAATTGCGAAGGCAGAGCTGTTTTACTCCCCGTGGTTGAGTGATGGGAAGTTCTTTCACTTCCATCAAATACCATGAACATCAAACCTAACTTGCTTCCTCTTTCACGTAGAACATCTCCTACAACAACCATTTTTTGGGGCATAAAACAGTTTATATTCAACCAAATGAAGCTTTTGATTTATTTGAAAATGACTGGTTTGTGGTGTCATATTATTATACACTATCTGgtattgttaattttttttgcttatcAGAAACAATTTAGAATGGGAAGAACTTCCACTGTGTTTGTTCCTTATATGCAACATGTGACAATAACTGTTAGTTTTTTTCCGTCTTTTTGGACCGAACTCTATATTTATTTGTGCATGCTTTACCAATAACGCAAAGGTCATTTTTCACATCACACTTTCGGCTAGAGGTTCAAGTCCATCTTCATCCTCTGATCAAACTGTGGTTCTGTTTAAGCAGAGAACAAAGAAAAGGTGTATAATCACAATGAAAGGGTTGAGGAAACGACAGGAGCACATTTGCCCGGACAAAAATCTCCACATCTTCATCACAAAGAAACTCACGGAAGGAGTGatgatattgatgaaaataCACCAATTAGTGAAGTTAAAGGTCCAAATATATTCGAACGAGCCAAGGAAGAAATCGAGGCACTATTTCGCTCAATTCATCCAAAGAAATAATCTAGCAGTGCTAttcaaagaaggaaaatggaTTTGGACATTGATCTTGAAAgcttggcaaaaaaaaaaaaaaaatcttacctcaagatcACAAGAGAGATTGGTTTTGGTGGagttttaattgtttttacTCTTTGATTCACAATGAGTTACTTCTGTTGTATATAAATTTGTGTTGAGATACCCAATTTTTCCTGCTTCTTAAtcttttttctgaaatttttctcttatttccatatttgcttGGTTGTATGTTTTATCAGTGGATGTGTATCCGtacaaagtttcatgatgtAATGCCTTATTTTGCGACTTTCATCCCAAAAATATAGATGTGAGGTGTTTGTGCATGCAAAATTAGTAATTCTCACTACTCTTGTGAGACAATTTGATTCCTATATATTGATCCAACCACTGATATTGTTGCAGTAGGAAAGATTgttattcttttcattttttgtgttgtgcATTTGATTATATGCGTAAGTGTGAACCaaccttatttttttgttgataagGGGACCGTAGTCACTACCCTTCGTGTGCGCACAAGTGAAATTCTACTTAACAGACTGCGAATCAAACAGGAGGCGTAAACCGCACTTAGCAAGTTCTGTGCGACAAGCTCCGCCGAGAAAGTTTGCATTTGGTTTCAAACCTGAGACCCCCAATGTGGGAGATCACCAACTCAACCACCCTTGCGCTTATAAAGAAAACAACTTGTTAGAAGGCATATGTGCTTAATTTTGTCTACTTTTAAGGGCATATTTGCCTTTTTAAACATATAATTTAGCAAATGAGATAATTGATGGTTATAAAGAAAACAACTTGTTAGAAGGCGTATGTGCTCAAATTTGTATACTTTTTAAGAGCATCTTTGACTTTTTTAACTTATGAATCAGCTAattagattaattaattaaattaaattaagggCATATTTGTACCGACAATTGAATGGTCaagatgtatatgtattaagCTATTAGCAAAGAGTATATTTACTTAATTTCAAATACTTTTAGaacttatttgaattttttccGTTCTCATTTTTAGTTGGTAGATCCATAAAAGTAAAAGGTCAAAAAAGTACCAAACACcatatcaaaaaattatttagaagTAAGATAATATTATAAGTCATAACTTTtacatgtaatttttttttaataaagtgaAGCTTGTGTTCAAAATCACTATACTTTTAAAACtcgaactttaactattcttttcgACTTTAACCTTGTATTATCTTACATCATTCAATATTCGTTTTGAAACACGATTGTTGAGATTCACACTGGAAATTTCTACTTTGAAAGTAAAATATTGGGATAAGGCACTAGTAACCCTGAACTTTGGTCAAGGTTGTTGCGACACACCTTTACTAGGGTCTTattattccccccccccccccccccacccccaaataaattaaatgtCACCCTAAGTGTTGAAATGGCATAGAAAATCAAACATTTGGCAGGCAGTGAAATACCTGCGCTGCCACATGtatttcacaatttttttttaaaatctatttcattttcttcttttttgttttctttttaattccaaAATGTAATGgagatattattttatatttagaaaaatgaaaaggacaattgttattgttattatttttgtatgaGCTTGAAAAAGAATTAGAGGTGTTGAGCATATTCGAAGGTAGTTGAAGTTTTAAAGttgagattcaagtgctaaacTCATTCTAGATCCTTAGTTGTTCATGAGAttcgaaaatgaagaaaaaaatttcgaaTTCACCATTGTTGAACTTTAAAAAAGCTTGAAGAATAAAAAAAGGGGTTTGTCAAAATTCTTGGTTGTTGGCCAAATTGATTATTGGGTTTGGTGATGATGTTATTGTGAAGTTGTAGTTGAAATTTGAGCTTGATTGGTGCTGATTTAGCTGAGTTTTTGTTGAATTTCGAGACAAAAATTAGATTTTGAGCTCTTAAAAATGGGGATGAAACGTTCTTGAAAATCAGCATTGGAATTGACACGTGGCCATTTGGTATAGGTTAGAACCTTTTTTTTAAGTTCCCACACGCTTGAAGGAGGTGTTCTCACGCCCTCCTCCACGTCAGCACATAAGCTACAAAAAAATACAGAAGAAAAAAGTTTAGCTAGATAACAAAACTCTTGTAAAGATAAGATACGTCGCAATAATTTTAGCCAAAGTTCAGAGGGATACTAATGTCTTATccctaaaatattttttaatacagACACTTCACTctcaaaactaaaatttcaaacatCTAATTAAGGATGAACACATACTTACCTCGACTCTTCAAATTAAATGAATCTTTTTAAGCCTTTCAAGAATCCCTCATCCAAACACTGTCTTGCTGACAGTTGGATATCTAGTAAAGTACAGCTAGCTAGGTTTTCTCTTAAAAGAAAAGGGGGGAAGTAGTAAACCTTACTTAAATTGAAATAAAGGCACCAAAAacccttttctctctctctttatatATCTCTTCACTTATTATTCATCTCTCTTTTAGGGTTTTTGTTTTGccttctccaaatttctccaatACATAAAAATGAGCAACACTAAAGACAACTTCAATGTTGCTGATCTCAGTGCTGGTATAACCTCTATCTATTTAAAGACTTtatctttttagttttttatgtatatttgctAGTGTAAAATTTTATAGGATTCTTGAAAAGATGAGATTTTTGATGCCTTTTTACTgtaatatgtacatatgcaagCAAAAAATTGTGGGTTTCTTCAAAAGATGAGATTTTTGATaggggtaattttttttttttttttgaggtaagatttttGATAGGGGTAAGTGTTAAAACCTATCCAGAAAACACCTTGTAAGCTAAACTTTAATTAAgacttcaattatttttttagttttatgt
It includes:
- the LOC132030914 gene encoding uncharacterized protein LOC132030914 — translated: MSEEKSKPNSISSSDKDVKAPNVFERVKEEFEAVLHSEKHSHHHHKETHGLRKDIDKNTPITDVKAPNVFERAKEEIEALVQAIHPKKEDHCHGSTSDIDKRTNGTTAELKTHKPDSLSENKEKVYNHNERVEETTGAHLPGQKSPHLHHKETHGRSDDIDENTPISEVKGPNIFERAKEEIEALFRSIHPKK